AAACCCACAAAGAAGCTGCAGAATTCAGAAGTGCTACTGATGCTTGGACCGACAGCATGGAAAAGACTCCCCCCGACCCAGGGTTACCGGACTAAGAAGTGATGAGATTGTATTTCAGGGACTGTATTTCTTTCTGCTCGTTAGCATAAATAACAGAGTTACCTTGTTAGGTCCACACTCTTTTTAGTGAGACCTCAAGTAACTATATTTTGGCATTTAATGAACTAATGTTATATGTATCTTCCCATTTGTCAATTCCACAAATTGGCCTAAGAGACTTAAAACAACTTTAGGCAATTGCGCTTGATATTTTAAACTAGAACCCCTCATACCAAACAATTCCAATAGCAGTGACCACAGTGTGCCCTAGGACCAGTGCACCCTTACTCCTTAGAGAAGTCTCGGAAGCATGATCacgtgggtgagattccgtggcctgcattgtgcaggaggtcagactagatgatcataatggtcccttctgaccttaatatctatgtattACAGAGACTAAAGAATTGATAACTGATGATTGTCAGAAAATATCAGAAGAAATTTTGGTGATTTGTATTGTTCCTCACACTGGTTTATGTTAATTACATGACTGCGTGCGTATTTTGTGTTCAGAACATGCCTAAATTATTGCTTGTATCTACATTTGGTTGATAAACTGTTGATTGTCCATTTATGTGGttctgggtgaattaataaaCTACCAATTGGTTAAAAGCACCAAGTGTCCTGGTTGGAGAAACCCTGTCCAAGGTAAAAGTGATAAAATTAGTAAGCCAGTGCTCCTTGGACTCACTAAAAAGGGGTTATCCTAATTAAATTCCATTCCAACACTGCCATAATGCTTAAAATTGGCAAATCTAGTGTGttagatttcagttttaaaaaactcTGGCCCCTCAGCACCTTCACACAACTGACCTCCCCATTCACACTTATAAGGCTCAGATCAGACAACTAAATCACTCGCACTTACAAGGCACTCAGACAGCAAGCTCTTCAGAGTGTGTGCATTGCACAGCATTGGGTCCTTGGGCAATGGTGCAATATAACAACAAACACTACTCCTCACAGCTGCGTGTCAGGCACCCACGCAGCTGTCAGCTGGAGTTCCAACTCAAGGTGCTCATTCCCCTTCAGTGAAATCAGTGTGATAGGAGCTCTGAGCAAGTCTCGAAGGAGGAGAGAGGCATGTGTCACAGTCAATGTCAGCACGCACGGAGTGCCATGAGAAATTTACCTCGACACGAAGTCTCTGAGCTCTCCAGAGAATCCACCTTTAATGCATCAAATACCTCGAAGTCAGACTTCTTGACGTGAATCAGATTGTTAATGGTGCCCATTTGGCTGGTGACCACAGGCTGAAATGAAAAGTGAAGACAGTGATCTACCTCCTACCTACCTACATCCCCTtcccactgacacacacacactcttcccagccttctctcccccacctgcACATGGACAATCACACATCTCATTTATCTATCCCCCTGCTACAGTAGCACATACATCACCCATCCGTGTGTCAAACCAAGAGGCAGAGGTAGAGCAGATAACCCACAAGAGCTGCCCAAGGCTCAAGAGACATTATGTTGAAGAATGCCCTGCTAGACTCCGGGATGCAGAAGTTTCAGACTCTCATCTAAATACAGGGGCTCACAGGCATGCCTCATTAGCATTTTCTCACTGTTCACACCCTTTCGCTTTCCAATTACTCTCAATTTTGGGCAATCTATGCAACTCCACCCCTACACTCTGCTTTAATAATCCTCTTCTATAGGCCCATCCTCCTACTAGCAGATAACTAGATTACTATGCTTGTCACATTGCCCCTTTATCAGCTGCAGGCATCACCTCTGAGTGAGAAGATTAAGGGAACCAGATGCCCTAGTCTGGATGGTTTACACTGAAACTGGTTGAAAGGAATTCTGGTCCCCAACTGCCCCTTTTAACACTGTTGAGAGTCACCAGATGATCTAGAGTAGGGTTACATGATCTGTTTGAGCATGGAGCTAGGCCCCAGAAGGAATAAATCAGTGGAACTGGTATCTTATTTCCCATCCCTACCCCTCCTCACCCTACAATGTCCCCCAATCCCTTCCTGCTCTCTGCACCTCTGCCCAGGCAATGTTAAAGAAAAATGCCTTAATTTTAATTTCAAACCCAGACTGCTGCATGAGGGACTCAAGGCCACAGGGAGGAATTTGGTGTAATGCTAGTCCTAAGAAGCAAGGGGCTGGGACATGGAATCAAGCGATGGATGCAGAGAGGCTCACAAAGCTATTCCATTAGCTACGTGCACAGAAATGCTTATGGGGTGAAACAGCCTCAACGTGTTACCAGAGTATAGAGAGGGACAATCAGTGCCGCACGAGTCAAAGCAGGGTGAGGGCTGCTGGTGCTGTACCATCCTAGCCAGTGAAAGCAAATGTTACAGTAGAAGCACGGAGGAGAGGCTGAACTAGCCTAGGGCATGGGGTGCACACTACATTTCCGCAGTGCTGAGGCAGCATACTGAGCCTAAGAGGAGCACTCACTTTGTCTCTGGGGAGAGAAAACAGCTGAGAGTTACCTCTGAAGGGTCATGAACCCACTGGCCATCCACAAAAAACTTGTACTGGTGCTCGCCCTCGGGCAGGTCCAGAATAGCAACAAAGTCATTGTGGCtgaaaggagagaggagaagtaCAGAAATAGCACTGCAGAAATTGCTCTTCCACAGGTCACTGGACACATCAACGGTCCCAGATAGTTCGAGCCTCCTAGTGCCTGAGCTCAGCTCACACAATACTGATTTGGAGAGCACAGACAGAATTCCTGCAGTGCcaagacagtggctctcaaccttccaGAGTCTGATTTTCCttgagtacccccaagtttcacctcacttaaaaactacttgcttacaaaatcagacataaaaatacacaagtgtcacagcacactgttactgaaaaattgcttacattctcaGTTTTacaaagaattataaaataaatcaattagaatataaatatcgtacttacatttcagtgtatagtatatagagcagtagaaacaagtcactgtctgtatgaaattttagtttgcactgacttcactagtgctttttatgtagcctgttgtgaaactagacaaatatctggatgagttgatgtaccccctggaagacctctctgTACCTTCAGGGCTATGTGTacgcctggttgagaaccattgtgcTAAGAGACACTCCGCATCGAGAGACATCTCAACACATCACAGACCAGTcctaccccacccacccacacctgcCCCATGCTAACCCGGTACATTCACACACAACCTGAACCaacaccacacacatacaaatgtaTGCACTGGATGAGGGCATGCTTGTGGCACAGCTTGGATAATTAAGGAACTTGCCAAAATTTCTAAATTCTACCTTAGAATTGTTTCGCTTGGACTGCCCCAAGCAGTCCCATAATGCCACTGGAAGATATGCTTGGAAGAATCCATATTCAACGATCTGTAGTTCCATGTTGACACCAAAATCATCTGCCCAGATTGGTATAGAACTGGGGAAGTTAGTCTTGGTAACAAAACTGTGCTAAGTCCTTGAATTAATTGAACTGATTTATTACTTCTTGAAGATAGCAACGTCTCAAGTGGAGTTCAGTTTTTGACACTGTAGACGTTATAACCAACTTTATTTCACTTGCTGTAATTTTGTTGGTTTTCAAAGCTATTTTGGCTAATAAAACCATAAAAATTCACCAGTCCATACTTCAGCTAAGGAACACAGCCCCAAAGAACAGTGAGAAATCTAGTAGAGGGAACTGGTTAAATATAAAACACTTTGGTTAAATAATTTATCCCCCCTCTTCCTCAAGTTATTGTGACTTGCACATGCAAAGGCTTCCCAGAGAGAGGAAATACCTTTTGATGAGTGGGATCTTGGCACTCCAGTTGTTGAAGGACCCAGAGATGAAGACCTCCTTGCCTCCATCAGCCCAGCGGATGACAGTGGGACGAGCCTGCTGTGAAGGCTTTACTGACTCTTCCAGATCATGCTGCCATGACATAAACTCCTTCTCCCCAGCAAGCTGCATGAAGGAAACAAGAGCCATCCCAAAGCCTAGCCAAGGTGCAGATACAGCAGGGATCAGGGCTGGCTCTCCAGTCACATTGTTCCCTCATAGCCCTTCAGCACACATCAGAGCAGGAGCAGCGCAGATTTTCCAGCTCCAAAATGCACCACAGATTACCCCATTTGTTGCCCCCCCCGACATCTACTCCAGTGCTTTGACTTCCTCTCCACTTCACCCCTCCTCTCCACTGCCCTCACCAAAAACCTCCGTGTCCAAGTCACAAGACCCCTTTGCCACCTCATGGATCTAGGCACTTACTTGCTGTAGAATCCAAATGACTCCGTTCCCACATTCCTTGATCTATGCACTGTCTTCAATATGAGGATGACCCCCTTCTCCCCTAGACTCTGGAGTCTGAGATGCAGCATTGCACCTGGCATTACATTATTATTGCTCCACTTCAGACAATAGAGCTGAGagaatttaccccagctgaggacgTGCCCAAGTCATTTCCTGGTTTCTCTGTCCAAGCTAAATGACAGCCTTTGCGTTGTGTCCTCTTCTCACTCTATTCTCTGGACCTTCTTCTAAATGGGCCCCTTTTCCTGCTACCCTTTGACTAAGAGCATTCTATACTCACTGTATCACCCCTAGGCACTAACTGTAGTGGGGTGTATTGTACACATCGCAAGGTAATTAAgcacttaccaaaaaaaaaaaaaaaaagacaaatgtcaTTGACTCAGATCTGCTAGAAAATGAGCTCAGCAGAGCTGCCAATATGGTGACCTGTATCATTGGTTATAATCCTGTAAGGATGGGGAATAGGACAGAGAGGCCAGCCCATACCTTGGAGTCAAGGGTGCTGAAAACATTGGGGTCATCAGTGCTGCCCACCATGATCTTGTGGGGATGATCCTTCGTGGAATGGGTGCTACTGGCTCCATCGGAGCGATGAGATTTGGAGCCATGGCGTTCCCCAGACAGTCGATCACTGGTGGTGTTTCCCATGGCAGCTCTGCACCTGActgaaggagaggggagaaaacaCAATGCCCTAGTGCCCACTACACACCCACAGGCGGGAAGGGAGATCTCTTGGTTTTCCAACCCCCCACGTCAGCGTAGATTGATTTCAATCCATCATTTAAGTTTTTCAAGCAACAAAACACTTCCgccaaatgaattatttgcatgaTGGTTAGTGGAATTTCTAGCCAGAATACTAGAATAGTTTTGCATTAATTGAAAATAATTATGTACCACAGCCAACAGAGATGTATTTTTAGAGCATCATTCACCCTGAAGGATTCCAAAGGGCTTTGCAGACTGCACATAGAAACCCTACACCCAGCAAGAATACACAGCCACACAGAGTGAAGGTAGCAGCTGTTTGACAGCCCGCAGCAACACTTCTCGTTATAAACTGTTGTGTAGGGAAGAAGACTCCTGTGCCTAATTGAAATTACAAGGAGACTTTAAGGAGACAGAATGGAATTACCCAAGATGAAATTTAGCTGCAATGTCCTGGCCAACACCGTGGTGCCTATGAGAAGCTTTACTATAAAAGGATGGGGATGCTGATACAGCACGGGCATTTACTAATCATTTACCAGCCACACCAACATCAGTTTCAGGACAGGAGCTGAACCACAGCAAAAAGCGGTTTGCAAAATTGactgttttgacttataatcacttaaaatctctcttttgtattcatgataaatgaagggggggatgggacagctcccttttatggacacccagccagctataaaatccttcttagtagctgttctctacttgatttacctgtaaagggttaaaagtctcGCTGCTATGCACAGgtaaaggaagtgagtgggcacctgaccaaaagagccaatgggaaggctagaactttttttaaattaagaaaaaacttcccttttgtccatctgtggttgttctcccagggagaaggggacagagcagcagttatgttgtaagaagcttgggccaggtacgAAAAcccatcagtatcatacctagaaactactaatttgaaaccccagatatgtaagtagatcaggaaaagtctaggaagacgtgattaggtttatctcttatttctttacagcttgtggattcctctgtgctaaccgcaggtgcttttgttttgcttgtaacctttaagctggacttcaagaaagctattcttggtgcttaatcgtTGCATTTGCTCTTTTCTAAATCTAGCAATAGTCTGAGTACCCAGAcgtattttcttttaataaaatttaccttttttaagaacagaattggatttttgtgtcctacgaggtttgtgcacatgttgtttaattagctagtggcaacagctgatttcctttgtttttctttctcagctcttccctggacggtgggggggggggtaagctTGAGAGTACcacacaggaaggaattctcaagtgcgccttcctgggctctcaaaggggttctgcgcttggatggtggcagcatttaccaatcTAAGGTCAGACAGAagttaaactcccaaggttacaatacaagcctggagtggccagtattaatttttagaatccttgtgggcctccaccttctgcactcgaagtgccacagtggggaatcagccttgacagtagttaataagtttgtttgtttattctacctgaagcagtgtgtttggtttgaagcatgtcagagactccacTTGGGATAACAAgactttgttaaattgacaaactcatataagcttgcagcattcagcgggcataactggacactgcaagatggaggttcctagggttgtgtctgggaccggagatattggctagtgtcattcggttgcacaatccaagcagtggctggccaaaagtgatcactcacatagctgggagcagtttacatgctagaggctgtgcgtggaacagcctgggagtgggggttctcacagtgGAGCAGGATGGCTCCCGGAGTCGAGGATTGGCATGACCTAActgatcaccagtccagataacatgAGGGGAACACATCTTCTTGTAAGAAACCCAGCAGGCTCAGCAAGTTGCACAGATCTCTTCCGTTCTCTGACGGTCATCACACAGATTCCCAACAGCTAATTACTACAGAATTTTTGCTTTACCTAGTTAATTTTACAGTGCCATTCACATGCCTTGAATTCTACTATGTTGACAATCACAGACCTGCAGAGCAAGTCATGGGGACAGCAAGCAAGGAATACTGTATTATTATTGGTGTTATTGTagtgaatagaaaaggagtacttagtctctaaggtgccacaagtactccttttcttttgcggatacagactaacacggctgctactctgaaacctgtagtgaACAGTTGCTTTCCCCACAAAATTAAAATCTTCACTATTTGGAGAGAGCTTTGCATAAAAGACAAAGTTACACGTTGACACTGGAGTTTTTGAAGAGAAGCTACATTTAAGTTGTTAGGGAAaactatctttttaaaaaaaaaaaaaaaatctttaaatttcTTCACAAAGCAAAAAACCCCCACCCAATTTACTATGTAGTTTTATAGAAAGTGACAAGGTACAGACTAACACTGATATTATTATTATCTTTAAGAGACTTAGCTGAACCATCCTACAGAGCAAGTGAATTCTGTTACCTACATAGCTGGTAAACAACAATTACATGACTtgatgtaacaaacaaacaacaaacagcaGTGAGAGAACACAGACCTGTAGTCAAACACACGTCAAGACAATTCAGGAACAAGCAGCTGTAATAGGATATTGTACACAGAAACAACATGCACTCGCCACGTTCAAGCATCTTAACAGCATCCTTGGACATTAATTCTCACTTTGATATTACAAAGCTTTTAAAGGGGGGAACAAACCAAAAAGCCAATTAATGAATTGCAATTTAGGGAGAAATTCTAGTCTCTCCAGGATTAAGACTGAAGCAAGACTTCCACCAAACTAGATTTTGACAGTAACTTCATCAAATCTATCTAATCCTACTGGAAATTTCACAGGAATTAATTTATAGGAAGGCAGAATTTTTCAGGAGATACAGGGTCCAAGatggaaatgtttatttttttgactCCGCATAACTTCAAAACAGTTCAGATTAGTAAAGCCACATTTGTTCTAATAGTCAGTCCATCCCTTCTTTGTTATTAATAGTCTCTACATACAACTGCCTCCAGCCTGTTTTGGTGAGGACTATTTAGTTCTCAAGTGCTGTTTTCAGGTATTTACAGTGTAAGGACATTTCTTGGTGTTCTGAACACATACCAATTTCAGGGATCTAGGAAGCATATGTAGCCCTGACCTGCAGGTTATaaagctcacacagaggacaagCTTGTGCAGAGTTCCTAAGTATGTCCTGAATTCTATTTCCATCTCTTCCCCTGACTAGTCCTAATACTATTTACCCTTATATACCACTTTATAAACACTATTTACTTAGATCTCACTATAGTGCCCAGAAGTAGATGAATGAATGTTTTATAGAGCACCAGTTGCTGTGATAAAAGTAAAGGTTAACTACCATGAACCACAATTACCAGACAGGAATGACTCAGAAAGCTTAAGGCCAACACTTCCAGACATATCAACTgcggctttgtctacactagaaagggtttgcTAGTGTAATTATACAGGTACAGTTATACTGGCCAGACCTCCTAGTGCAGTTTATCCTAGCAAAAGTTCTTCTGTAGCTATATCTTATTGTGATTCCTCAAATGAAACATGCTATACTTTCAAAAGGACTTTTTGGCATCTATAACTGCATCTATTCAAAagcttttgccagcataactatttcagcaaaacaaaccaaaaccaccacacccctgactgacatagttatgccaacaaaactttgaagtgtagaccaggcctaaatttgGGTTTCTAATTTGAAACATGGCTGGATGctcagatgctgagcacctgcagctcccagaggcATCTGTACAAGTGCAGCACTTCTTAAAGTCAGGCTCAAGGTATCTCAGTTTGAGCACCCAAAAGTAGCAGGAGGTGGTTGCAGCACTTCCCACCCCATGCACACATTTACCTGCCCCTTTGCCCTATATCGATGGATGAGCTTCCTTCCATTTACCTGCTTTTACAGCCCCCATCACACTGGTATCTAAGCAGCACaagcactcaggagacctgggttcaagtcccagttCTGCTgaaggcctgctgggtgaccttgggcaagtcacctccccactctctgcttcagtttccccatctgtaaaagctacTGACCACTtttgcaaagtgctctgaggTGATGAAGAATGCTAGATAAGGGCTAGGGATTGTTATTAATGAGTTTACCCCCCTGTGAGGTGAGGAAAGGCAATCCCAGGTGGAGCatagaggcccagagagactgaagGACTGGCCCCAGATCACACACCCAGTCTGGAGTAGAGCAGAGAATTGATTCTTATCTCATACCCCAGGTCAGAGCTTCATCAACCAGccaacctccctcctccaggcCTGGCCACCAGGGAGGTGAGGGGCGGCTCCCTCACAAGGCTTCATCTGCACCTGTTCGCAATGTGACACCCCGGGGGCCTGTTCCCACCCCCGCCAACACGGggagggcaggcggggggcttcccccaccccccgggcacAGCAGCTTCACAGCCGCCCGCCAACGCGGCTCCGCCCCACCGCCCGGCCCCAGGCTCCGCGGCCCCCCCCCGGGGGCCCAGTCTCCCCAGTACCTGGCCTCGGCTCGGCCTCCGCCTCTCTCCTCTAAAATGGCGAGACGCCCCCAAGCCGGCGACGGCCGGCAGCCACTCTATGGCCGGGCTGGGAGACGCTCTGTCCGACTCCACCGGCTCCTCTATGGCCAGGGCAGGAAGCGGGACTTGGCTCTACGCTGATAACCTTGGACGGCCGCTCGCGCGGCTTCTTGGAACGGACACTCTAtctgcccgggggagggggggcatctCTATGGCTCTACGAGCGGAGAGTAAGGCGTGCgggtgcccccccgcccccctccgggGCGGTCTGCGCTTCAGCCCGAGGGCGGCGCTGGAGGGTAAAGACTTTCGGAGTCCGCCCCCTGAGGCAGCCGCCATCTTCTTTGAGGCTTCAGTCACATTGCAACCCATGGCAGATGGCAGCCATCTTTACTAGGGCGGGGGCGGTTCTTCCATCACTGTGGTTAATCAGCCTCCCTGACAGGTGGTGTCTACATCAGGCCTTAGAGCAACATAGCTACATTGCTCGGGGGTGGATTTTTCCacaccctgagagatgtagctatgccgatGTATACTTTTtactgtagacctggcctaagaccCTTCCtggcagacttttttttaaatcaggtccCTGACAGGGATGCCACCTCACCCTCGAGACCTGGCCTAGTTTATAGTCCTGGGTTTACAGGGGATTTGATGCCTCAGCCATTATACAGTCTCTGTGGGAGTATCCCTATTATTTGCTAGGCCCTAGCCACAGCTTTTTACAAGGACAACCCCATGACCCTGAAACTTAAGGCTACAGCATTCTTGTTTCTCACCCTGGCTCTCTAGTGACTCCAAAATAGTTCAGACGCCTGTTAGAGATGTTACATCTTCAGGCAGCAATATAGCTAGTAAGTATCTGCAGGGCCGCCTTTTACCAAAACCGAGAAAgcatttattagtcaactggagaACAGCAATTAAGAGTCTACATTAGAAGGGTAAAGCAAAGTTTAAGTCCCAGTATATATTGGCCAAAGCAATTGCCCTACTGTTCCAAGGCCTCCTGGAGTCTGTCTCAGCCTCTCTGTGTCACGTGTGTCTGGCCTGGGCAGCAGCAAACTAAGACACACACTATTAACACCTGGCCCCTGTGGCTCCAGAAGCAGCTGTGCTGTGGTCATATGTTCAGCTTCCTTGGATGCCAGCCATTGAAAGTTAATGTTCAGTTGTTGGGGCTTCTGTTGCCTCTCCAGGGACCTCCATGCACCTGTGTTGATTCCAATCCGTTCTAGGCAGGCTGATGTGATCTACAACCTTGTCCCCAGGGAGAAATTAACCCCTTCATACTCAGTGAGAAGCAATGCAAAATGATTGGGTAAGTTGAGTCACACCTATTGTTCATAAGAAtattcccacagttcccacactTGTACTTTGTATCAACCTGGGACAAGATAGTTGAAGAGGAATGAAACCAGGAACTTCAAAGGCTGGGACTTCTGAGTGGGTTTCAAGGTGTCTTT
The nucleotide sequence above comes from Chelonia mydas isolate rCheMyd1 chromosome 8, rCheMyd1.pri.v2, whole genome shotgun sequence. Encoded proteins:
- the PRKAB2 gene encoding 5'-AMP-activated protein kinase subunit beta-2 isoform X2; this encodes MALVSFMQLAGEKEFMSWQHDLEESVKPSQQARPTVIRWADGGKEVFISGSFNNWSAKIPLIKSHNDFVAILDLPEGEHQYKFFVDGQWVHDPSEPVVTSQMGTINNLIHVKKSDFEVFDALKVDSLESSETSCRDLSSSPPGLYGQEMYVYRPEERFKSPPILPPHLLQVILNKDTNISCDPALLPEPNHVMLNHLYALSIKDGVMVLSATHRYKKKYVTTLLYKPI
- the PRKAB2 gene encoding 5'-AMP-activated protein kinase subunit beta-2 isoform X1, whose product is MGNTTSDRLSGERHGSKSHRSDGASSTHSTKDHPHKIMVGSTDDPNVFSTLDSKLAGEKEFMSWQHDLEESVKPSQQARPTVIRWADGGKEVFISGSFNNWSAKIPLIKSHNDFVAILDLPEGEHQYKFFVDGQWVHDPSEPVVTSQMGTINNLIHVKKSDFEVFDALKVDSLESSETSCRDLSSSPPGLYGQEMYVYRPEERFKSPPILPPHLLQVILNKDTNISCDPALLPEPNHVMLNHLYALSIKDGVMVLSATHRYKKKYVTTLLYKPI